In Nocardia yunnanensis, one DNA window encodes the following:
- a CDS encoding DUF72 domain-containing protein, whose product MWTHPDWQEKPLPPAERLRTYASWCNAVEGNTTFYATPQRRTVESWARQTDPDFRFVMKLPRTITHDRRLTGVDEEMAAFLDALEPLGRRLHALWVQLPASFTQLPALADLLDALPSHYRCAVEVRHPVFFENPRATAQLEAVLEAAGAEWIPFDTTVLFEQPATSPAEYEARAKKPHNPRRTRALTRYPIVRYHGRDDPAATVAGWQPWIDTTVAWLREGRSPTIFIHTPDNASSRTLARRFHADVRARLPDLDPLPDPLPTDPMTLF is encoded by the coding sequence ATGTGGACACACCCGGATTGGCAGGAGAAGCCGCTACCCCCGGCCGAACGGCTGCGCACCTACGCCTCGTGGTGCAATGCGGTGGAGGGCAACACCACCTTCTACGCGACCCCGCAGCGGCGCACCGTCGAATCCTGGGCCCGCCAAACCGATCCCGACTTCCGCTTCGTCATGAAGCTGCCCCGCACCATCACCCACGACCGCCGTCTCACCGGCGTCGACGAGGAGATGGCCGCGTTTCTCGACGCCCTCGAACCGCTGGGCCGGCGCCTGCACGCGCTGTGGGTGCAGCTGCCCGCCTCCTTCACCCAGCTCCCGGCGCTGGCCGACCTGCTGGACGCGCTGCCCTCCCACTACCGCTGCGCCGTCGAGGTGCGCCACCCCGTCTTCTTCGAAAACCCGCGCGCCACCGCCCAATTGGAGGCGGTGCTGGAGGCCGCGGGCGCGGAATGGATCCCCTTCGACACCACCGTGCTGTTCGAACAGCCCGCCACCAGTCCCGCCGAATACGAGGCCCGCGCCAAGAAGCCCCACAACCCCCGCCGCACCCGCGCCCTCACCCGGTACCCCATCGTCCGCTACCACGGCCGCGACGATCCGGCCGCCACCGTCGCGGGCTGGCAGCCCTGGATCGACACCACCGTGGCCTGGCTGCGCGAGGGCCGCTCCCCGACGATCTTCATCCACACCCCCGACAACGCCTCCTCCCGCACCCTCGCCCGCCGCTTCCACGCCGACGTCCGCGCGCGACTGCCGGACCTGGACCCGCTGCCCGACCCCCTCCCGACCGATCCCATGACCCTGTTCTGA
- the glpK gene encoding glycerol kinase GlpK: protein MTQKYVLAIDQGTTSTRAILFDQRARLTGVAQREHKQHYPRPGWMEQDALEIWRNVERIVPAALRDSGITLEQVAALGIANQRETTVVWDARTGTPIGRAIVWQDVRTEELVERLRESPGAERIRELCGLPLATYFAAPRLRWLLDRTPGLRDRAARGEVLFGTMETWLIWNLTGGADHGVHVTDVTNAGRTLLMNLSTLEWDDELLRFFDIPKAMLPRIQPSTGDFGTARRVLPGVRIAAALGDQHAALFGQTCFAPGETECTYGTGGFLLMNTGRELVRSEHGLLTTIGYQVGPEPVYALEGPIAVTGSLVQWLRDNIGLITSAPEIETLAGTVEDNGGCYLVPAFSGLYAPHWRSDARGLLIGLTSYVTKGHIARAVLEATAWQTRDVVEAMNADSGLSAAALRVAGGMTSDNLLMQIVADVLDIPVMRPIVAETVSLGAAYAAGLAVGYWPDLEGLRRNWRVAAQWLPRMDPGLRAEEYENWTRAVRLSFGWLRPKKSLT from the coding sequence GTGACCCAGAAATACGTGCTCGCCATCGACCAGGGCACCACCTCGACCCGCGCCATTCTCTTCGATCAGCGCGCCCGGCTGACCGGGGTGGCGCAGCGCGAACACAAACAGCACTATCCGCGCCCGGGCTGGATGGAGCAGGACGCGCTCGAGATCTGGCGCAATGTGGAGCGCATCGTGCCCGCGGCACTGCGGGATTCGGGAATCACCCTGGAACAGGTGGCGGCGCTGGGCATCGCCAATCAGCGCGAGACCACGGTGGTGTGGGACGCGCGCACCGGCACGCCCATCGGGCGCGCCATCGTGTGGCAGGACGTGCGCACCGAGGAACTCGTCGAGCGGCTGCGCGAAAGCCCTGGGGCGGAACGCATTCGGGAACTGTGCGGACTGCCGCTGGCCACCTACTTCGCCGCGCCCCGGCTGCGCTGGCTGCTGGATCGCACACCGGGACTGCGAGATCGGGCCGCACGGGGCGAGGTGCTGTTCGGCACCATGGAGACCTGGCTGATCTGGAACCTCACCGGCGGCGCCGATCACGGCGTGCACGTCACCGACGTCACCAATGCCGGGCGCACGCTGCTGATGAACCTGTCCACCCTGGAGTGGGACGACGAACTGTTGCGGTTCTTCGACATTCCGAAGGCCATGCTGCCGCGCATCCAGCCCTCCACCGGCGACTTCGGGACCGCGCGGCGGGTGCTGCCCGGGGTGCGGATCGCGGCGGCGCTCGGCGATCAGCACGCGGCGCTGTTCGGGCAGACCTGTTTCGCGCCGGGCGAGACCGAATGCACCTACGGCACCGGCGGTTTCCTGCTCATGAACACCGGGCGCGAGCTGGTGCGCTCCGAGCACGGGCTGCTGACCACCATCGGCTATCAGGTGGGTCCGGAACCGGTGTACGCGCTGGAGGGACCGATCGCGGTGACCGGGTCGCTGGTGCAGTGGCTGCGCGACAACATCGGGCTGATCACCAGTGCGCCGGAGATCGAAACCCTCGCCGGCACAGTCGAAGACAATGGCGGCTGCTATCTGGTGCCCGCGTTCTCCGGCCTGTACGCGCCGCATTGGCGCAGTGACGCGCGCGGCCTGCTGATCGGGCTGACCTCCTATGTCACCAAGGGCCACATCGCCCGGGCCGTGCTGGAGGCCACCGCCTGGCAGACCCGCGATGTCGTGGAGGCCATGAACGCCGACTCCGGGCTCAGCGCCGCCGCGCTGCGGGTGGCGGGCGGCATGACCTCGGACAATCTGCTCATGCAGATCGTCGCCGATGTCCTCGACATTCCGGTGATGCGGCCCATCGTGGCCGAGACCGTCTCGCTGGGCGCGGCCTACGCGGCGGGGCTGGCCGTCGGTTACTGGCCGGATCTCGAGGGTCTGCGCCGCAATTGGCGGGTCGCCGCGCAGTGGCTGCCGCGCATGGATCCGGGCCTGCGGGCCGAGGAATACGAGAACTGGACCCGGGCGGTGCGGCTGAGCTTCGGTTGGCTGCGCCCCAAGAAGTCCTTGACCTAG